TTGACTTTTGCTAGGGGGAAGTCAAGTGAATAACTGAAATATTTCTGTTAATAATTACTTCTACGTGTTTTCAAGTATTTATTTTGGTCATTTCGCAATAAAGAGACAACTTTTTTTGCAAAATTGCGTATCTATTATTGTAAACATGTTATGAATAACCTATGTCGCAATTAAAAAACACACTTTCCATTCTCTTTATACTTTTCCTACTTAGTGGATGCGATTTATTTAAAAAAGATGTAGTAAGTCCCAAAGAAGAAGAAGAGAGTACGCTGAGCACCGATGCTGCTGTAAATGCTTGGATTCATGGAAAAATGAAAGAGTACTATTTATGGAGCGATGATTTAAAGGGAATAGATCAAACCGATATTAGTTTAAAACCAGATGCTTATTTTGAATCTATTTTGGTACAGCCTGGCGAAGTTGATAGGTTTTCGTGGATTCAAGAAAGTAGCGAAGAGCTTCGAAATTCTTTAAATGGCATCACCAAAGTATTTGGGATTAATCAAAGACCGTTTTATGCTGATGATGCTCAAACAAAAGTTGCACTTTCTATTTCTTACACTTCCAAAGGTGGAGCGGCCGATAGGGCTGGAATTAAAAGAGGTGATTTTATCACCAAAGTTAATGGTGAGTTTTTAACAATAGATAATTACAGAACGGCTTTAACACCTAATACAGTTACGGTTACTCTAGGAACCTATGTTAATGGTGAAATACTTCCTAGTGATAAAACAATTGAGTTGACCAAAGAAGTAACTCAGCTTCAGGCGGTGCATCATTACGAAGTCCTGGAATTGGCAGATAAAAAGATTGGATACATGGCTTATATGCAGTTTTTGACCACTTCGGACAAGGCCATGAACGATGCTTTTGGAGAATTCAAGAAAAAAGGAATAGATGAACTAGTCATTGATTTAAGATACAACCCAGGTGGATATATTTCATCTGCAGCTCTTATGAGTTCGTTAATTGTGAAAGGCTTGAAAAGCAACATGTTGATGTCACGACAGATTTGGAATGCCGAACAGACAAAACGCTATAAAGAACAGTATGGCGATGATGTTTTGAATGATTATTTCTTAACAACTACATCAACCACAGGAGCTTTAAAC
This portion of the Spirosomataceae bacterium TFI 002 genome encodes:
- a CDS encoding Peptidase family S41, with amino-acid sequence MSQLKNTLSILFILFLLSGCDLFKKDVVSPKEEEESTLSTDAAVNAWIHGKMKEYYLWSDDLKGIDQTDISLKPDAYFESILVQPGEVDRFSWIQESSEELRNSLNGITKVFGINQRPFYADDAQTKVALSISYTSKGGAADRAGIKRGDFITKVNGEFLTIDNYRTALTPNTVTVTLGTYVNGEILPSDKTIELTKEVTQLQAVHHYEVLELADKKIGYMAYMQFLTTSDKAMNDAFGEFKKKGIDELVIDLRYNPGGYISSAALMSSLIVKGLKSNMLMSRQIWNAEQTKRYKEQYGDDVLNDYFLTTTSTTGALNNIGTLNRVFFLVSNGSASSSELVINNLKPYMEVILVGSNTYGKNVGSITIDDTQDPKRWQWGMQPIVLKTVNAKGESDYGTKEGFTPDFKVDDNRLPFKAFGDPEETLLKTALEKIVGEQVLAQARKGARISPSKEFSTLSSEGLNDNPLLNRKEMILDVLPGQ